TCATCTTGCATTAAATGATGGTACTGTAGAAGGTTTAAAACATAAAACATTACCAGCATTTTCTGTTCAATACCATCCTGAAGCAAATCCAGGACCGTCAGATTCAAACTATCTATTTGATGATTTTGTAGCAATGATGACTAATTTTAAGGAAAAGGAGCGTCATATCAATGCCTAAACGTAATGATATCAAAACAATTTTAGTAATAGGGTCTGGGCCAATTATCATAGGTCAAGCAGCTGAATTTGATTATGCTGGAACACAAGCATGTCTAGCTTTAAAAGAAGAGGGATATCGAGTTATTCTTGTAAATTCAAATCCAGCGACAATCATGACTGATAAGGAAATTGCGGATAAAGTATATATCGAACCGTTAACTCATGATTTTATAGCGCGAATTATACGTAAAGAGCAACCTGACGCTTTACTTCCAACTTTAGGTGGTCAAACAGGTTTAAACATGGCGATTCAACTACACGAAAGTGGTGTGCTTCAAGATAATAACGTCCAATTATTAGGAACTGAGCTAACATCAATTCAACAAGCAGAAGACCGTGAAATGTTTAGAACATTAATGAATGATTTAAACGTTCCTGTACCAGAGAGTGACATTGTAAATACAGTAGAGCAAGCCTTTAAATTCAAAGAGCAAGTGGGATACCCGCTAATTGTTAGACCGGCATTTACGATGGGTGGTACCGGAGGCGGTATTTGTCATAATGATGAAGAATTACATGAAATCGTCTCAAATGGTCTTCATTATAGTCCAGCAACGCAATGTTTATTAGAAAAATCTATCGCAGGTTTTAAAGAAATCGAATACGAAGTAATGCGTGATAAAAACGATAATGCCATCGTTGTATGTAACATGGAAAATATTGATCCAGTTGGTATTCATACAGGCGATTCAATTGTTGTGGCTCCTAGTCAAACATTATCAGATGTTGAGTATCAAATGTTACGTGATGTTTCATTAAAAGTTATTCGAGCTTTAGGTATCGAAGGTGGTTGTAATGTTCAATTAGCATTAGATCCCCATTCATTCGATTATTATATTATAGAAGTAAATCCGCGTGTATCACGTTCATCAGCGTTAGCTTCAAAAGCAACAGGATATCCTATTGCAAAATTAGCTGCTAAAATCGCGGTTGGTCTAACATTAGATGAAATGTTAAATCCAATTACAGGAACATCTTATGCAGCGTTTGAACCAACTTTAGACTATGTGATTTCAAAAATACCAAGATTTCCTTTTGATAAATTTGAAAAAGGAGAACGAGAGCTTGGCACACAAATGAAAGCAACAGGTGAAGTTATGGCCATTGGTCGAACTTACGAAGAATCATTGTTAAAAGCAATTCGATCACTTGAGTATGGTGTGCATCACTTAGGATTACCAAATGGTGAAAGCTTCGATCTTGATTATATTAAAGAACGTATTTCACACCAAGATGATGAACGATTATTTTTCATCGGCGAAGCAATTAGAAGAGGCACAACATTAGAAGAAATTCATAATATGACTCAGATTGATTACTTCTTCTTACACAAGTTCCAAAACATTATTGATATTGAGCATCAATTAAAAGAGCATCAAGGTGATTTAGAATATCTTAAATATGCAAAAGATTATGGATTTAGTGATAAAACAATAGCGCATCGCTTTAATATGACGGAAGAAGAAGTATATCAATTGCGTATGGAAAATGATATTAAACCTGTTTACAAGATGGTTGATACTTGCGCAGCTGAATTTGAATCTTCAACACCATATTATTATGGTACATACGAAACTGAAAATGAATCCATAGTTACTGACAAAGAAAAAATCTTAGTATTAGGCTCTGGACCAATTCGAATCGGCCAAGGTGTAGAATTTGACTATGCGACAGTTCACGCCGTTTGGGCAATTCAAAAAGCAGGGTACGAAGCGATAATTGTGAATAACAATCCAGAAACAGTTTCAACAGACTTCTCAATTTCTGACAAATTATACTTTGAACCTTTAACTGAAGAAG
The genomic region above belongs to Staphylococcus aureus and contains:
- the carB gene encoding carbamoyl-phosphate synthase large subunit: MPKRNDIKTILVIGSGPIIIGQAAEFDYAGTQACLALKEEGYRVILVNSNPATIMTDKEIADKVYIEPLTHDFIARIIRKEQPDALLPTLGGQTGLNMAIQLHESGVLQDNNVQLLGTELTSIQQAEDREMFRTLMNDLNVPVPESDIVNTVEQAFKFKEQVGYPLIVRPAFTMGGTGGGICHNDEELHEIVSNGLHYSPATQCLLEKSIAGFKEIEYEVMRDKNDNAIVVCNMENIDPVGIHTGDSIVVAPSQTLSDVEYQMLRDVSLKVIRALGIEGGCNVQLALDPHSFDYYIIEVNPRVSRSSALASKATGYPIAKLAAKIAVGLTLDEMLNPITGTSYAAFEPTLDYVISKIPRFPFDKFEKGERELGTQMKATGEVMAIGRTYEESLLKAIRSLEYGVHHLGLPNGESFDLDYIKERISHQDDERLFFIGEAIRRGTTLEEIHNMTQIDYFFLHKFQNIIDIEHQLKEHQGDLEYLKYAKDYGFSDKTIAHRFNMTEEEVYQLRMENDIKPVYKMVDTCAAEFESSTPYYYGTYETENESIVTDKEKILVLGSGPIRIGQGVEFDYATVHAVWAIQKAGYEAIIVNNNPETVSTDFSISDKLYFEPLTEEDVMNIINLEKPKGVVVQFGGQTAINLADKLAKHGVKILGTSLENLNRAEDRKEFEALLRKINVPQPQGKTATSPEEALANAAEIGYPVVVRPSYVLGGRAMEIVDNDKELENYMTQAVKASPEHPVLVDRYLTGKEIEVDAICDGETVIIPGIMEHIERAGVHSGDSIAVYPPQTLTEDELATLEDYTIKLAKGLNIIGLINIQFVIAHDGVYVLEVNPRSSRTVPFLSKITDIPMAQLAMRAIIGEKLTDMGYQEGVQPYAEGVFVKAPVFSFNKLKNVDITLGPEMKSTGEVMGKDTTLEKALFKGLTGSGVEVKDHGTVLMTVSDKDKEEVVKLAQRLNEVGYKILATSGTANKLAEYDIPAEVVGKIGGENDLLTRIQNGDVQIVINTMTKGKEVERDGFQIRRTTVENGIPCLTSLDTANALTNVIESMTFTMRQM